The genomic segment CGGCGACTGCCTTGGCGCAGCGCAGCAGGTCAGTGAAATTGCGTTTTACCTGGGTCTGGCGCTGGCTTGGGGGTTGTGGCCCGCGGGTGCCACGCCATGAGCTTGTGGATCGTGCGCCATGCTGTGCCCCTGATTGCGCCCGGTAGCTGCTATGGCCAACTAGACATTCCGGCCGATGCGGCGCTCACCGAGTCTGCGGCCCTTGCAGCGGCCCAAGTGCTGCCCATGAGTGCCCGCCTGCGCTATTCTCCGCTACAAAGATGTGAGCGCCTCATGCAAGCGCTGTGTGCGCTGCGGCCTGATTTGGCTCTTGATTGCCAGCCGGATGCGCGGCTCATGGAAATGGGCTTTGGCACCCACGAGGGCACGCTGTGGGCAGATATCTCCGCGCAGCAGATGGCAGCCTGGACCGATGATTTTGCGCACCACGCATTTGGCGGCGGTGAAACGGTGGCCGGGTTTATGGCGCGGGTAGCTGACGCCTGGGGCGCTTATCGCAGTAACACCGGGGATCACGAGGTGTGGATCAGCCATGCGGGTGTGGCCCGGGCTGCGCAGTTGCTGAGCGAGGGCCGACGCACGATCGCGCACGCCTCCGAGTGGCCGGTGGCCGGCCCGGCATTTGGCGAGTGGGTCTGTCTTTAACCAACGTTCACGGGCTTGTGTCACACTGCCACCGGTTTTTCAATTCACTCTAGGAGATGGGGATGGGACTATTTGATTCCGTACTGAGCGCCGTGGCGCAAAACGGTGGCTCCGGCGGCCTGCAAGACATCATGGGAATGGTGCAAGGCAACCCGCAGCTCATGCAGTTGGCCAGCCAGTTGCTTGCAAATGATGGCAGCCTTGGCGGTTTGCAGGGTTTGGTCAGCAAATTCCAGGAAGCGGGCCTCGGCGATGTGGTGGCCTCGTGGATTGGCAGCGGTGCCAACCAGCCGGTCTCTGCAGACCAGTTGACCCAAGTGTTAGGGGGCGACGCCCTGTCTGGCTTCGCGCAGCAGTTGGGTTTGAATTCCGGCGATGTGGCAGGCCAGCTCTCCACCATGCTGCCCGGCTTGGTGGACAAGCTCACACCCGGAGGCACATTGCCAACCGGAGGCCTGGGCAACGCGGGTGATTTGCTGGGCTCTTTGGGCGCACTGCTCAAGGGCTGATTCGCAGCAACACAAGAAAAAAGGCTCCCTGTTGGGGAGCCTTTTTTGTGGGCGGTAGCCGCCTCGCGCAGATGTCTCAGTGAAGCAG from the Rhodoferax potami genome contains:
- a CDS encoding histidine phosphatase family protein; the encoded protein is MSLWIVRHAVPLIAPGSCYGQLDIPADAALTESAALAAAQVLPMSARLRYSPLQRCERLMQALCALRPDLALDCQPDARLMEMGFGTHEGTLWADISAQQMAAWTDDFAHHAFGGGETVAGFMARVADAWGAYRSNTGDHEVWISHAGVARAAQLLSEGRRTIAHASEWPVAGPAFGEWVCL
- a CDS encoding YidB family protein; amino-acid sequence: MGLFDSVLSAVAQNGGSGGLQDIMGMVQGNPQLMQLASQLLANDGSLGGLQGLVSKFQEAGLGDVVASWIGSGANQPVSADQLTQVLGGDALSGFAQQLGLNSGDVAGQLSTMLPGLVDKLTPGGTLPTGGLGNAGDLLGSLGALLKG